One Pieris napi chromosome Z, ilPieNapi1.2, whole genome shotgun sequence DNA window includes the following coding sequences:
- the LOC125062882 gene encoding cyclic nucleotide-gated cation channel subunit A-like encodes MSPVVTIHQIMGNNTDVQVRRKLEPGTTSCWRRFRNRVCGALGLPIKRGPTKPTDWFLDKFSAEEFYAIDEPEEKCGPSWLCCWKRSVDPTHSVHYQWLAVVSLAVLYNMVFVIGRAVFWELDKASTSWFALDYLCDAIYLIDTAIHMHEGYLEQGIMVRDARMLRQNYMKSDWWPYDFISLIPTDIAYYWWPPGNCDFDRLPCPVIVRLNRLFRLPRMWEWFDRTETATSFPNAFRICKVVMAILVLIHWNACLFFAISYAIGFGTDNWVYNITGSRNETLAHQYIYSFYWSTLTLTTIGETPQPEIDVEYIFVVLDFLAGVLIFATIVGNIGSMISNMNVARVEFQNKMDGVKQYMAFRKVSGELEARVIRWFAYTWAESGALDEEHVLASLPDKLKAEIAIRVHLDTLREVEIFKDCEPGLLEALVLKLKLQVFSPGDYICRKGDVGKEMYIVKRGRLQVVADDGTTVLATLGAGSVFGEVSVLDIAGNRTGNRRTANVRALGYSDLFCLAKRDLWEALADYPEARATLTKRGCQLLRKDGLLDETLFESAKTTQLSLEENVRKLESTVDLLNNRLQGLLADVGQEQAKLKQRITKIECRFDSDEEFDSDDTSPELRNEMKATSYMESPSCSTQYGSTVDASHPVRERGYSLCVDRSPGLLEITPEPRSKSLRLKRKEIPN; translated from the exons CAAGTGCGAAGGAAGTTGGAGCCTGGAACTACAAGCTGCTGGCGTCGGTTCCGAAACAGAGTCTGCGGGGCTCTTGGCCTGCCAATCAAGCGTGGGCCAACCAAACCTACTGATTGGTTTTTGGATAAGTTTTCCGCTGAAGAGTTCTATGCTATAGACGAGCCGGAGGAAAAATGCGGCCCTAGTTGGCTATGCTGCTGGAAGCGGTCTGTAGACCCTACCCATTCAGTCCACTACCaa TGGCTTGCTGTTGTGTCCCTTGCCGTTCTCTATAATATGGTTTTCGTGATTGGCCGAGCTGTGTTCTGGGAGCTTGACAAGGCTTCCACTTCCTGGTTCGCGCTTGACTACCTCTGCGACGCtatttatttgattgacaCCGCTATTCACATGCACGAAG gCTATTTAGAACAAGGGATTATGGTAAGGGACGCCAGGATGCTACGGCAGAATTACATGAAGTCCGATTGGTGGCCATATGATTTCATTTCTTTAATTCCAACTGACATCGCTTATTATTGGTGGCCGCCGGGAAATTGTGACTTT GATCGTTTGCCGTGCCCTGTTATTGTCCGACTCAATCGTTTGTTTCGACTGCCCCGCATGTGGGAGTGGTTCGATCGTACCGAGACCGCCACAAGCTTTCCGAATGCCTTCAGAATTTGCaag gtcGTCATGGCTATTTTAGTACTTATTCATTGGAATGCATGTCTTTTTTTTGCTATCAGTTATGCAATTGGGTTCGGAACAGATAATTGGGTATACAACATAACGGGCTCGCGCAATGAAACTTTGGCTcatcaatatatttatagtttttattggtCAACTTTGACCCTCACCACTATCGGTGAAACACCCCAACCCGAAATTGATGTCGAATACATTTTTGTCGTCTTAGACTTTTTGGCGGGAGTGTTAATTTTCGCAACAATCGTGGGAAACATCGGATCCATGATTTCGAATATGAATGTCGCTAGAGTtgaatttcaaaacaaaatggaTGGAGTAAAACAATATATGGCGTTTAGAAAGGTCAGCGGTGAATTAGAGGCGAGAGTGATCCGATGGTTTGCTTACACATGGGCCGAAAGTGGGGCATTGGACGAGGAGCACGTTTTGGCGTCCCTGCCCGATAAACTGAAGGCCGAAATAGCGATTCGTGTACATCTGGATACATTACGGGAAGTTGAGATTTTCAAAGATTGCGAGCCGGGATTATTGGAGGCACTTGTTCTAAAACTGAAACTTCAAGTGTTTAGTCCAGGTGATTACATCTGCCGGAAGGGTGACGTGggtaaagaaatgtatatcGTAAAGCGTGGGCGATTGCAAGTAGTAGCAGATGATGGAACCACAGTGCTGGCAACTCTTGGTGCGGGATCTGTATTTGGAGAAGTTAGTGTTCTGGATATAGCTGGAAATCGAACTGGAAATCGGCGAACAGCAAACGTTCGTGCTCTTGGATACTCTGATCTATTTTGTCTTGCTAAACGCGATTTATGGGAAGCTCTGGCAGACTATCCAGAAGCCAGAGCAACTTTGACTAAGCGAGGTTGTCAGTTATTACGAAAG GATGGCTTGTTAGATGAAACTCTGTTTGAAAGTGCAAAAACAACTCAGCTCAGCTTAGAAGAAAATGTGCGTAAATTGGAATCAACTGTTGATCTTTTAAATAATCGCTTACAAGGACTATTAGCGGATGTAGGACAAGAACAAGCTAAGCTGAAACAACGAATTACCAAAATAGAGTGCAG ATTCGATTCGGATGAAGAATTCGATTCGGACGATACATCACCCGAGTTACGTAATGAAATGAAAGCTACCAGCTACATGGAATCGCCGTCCTGTTCAACACAGTATGGATCAACAGTTGACGCCAGTCATCCGGTCCGAGAAAGAGGATATTCGCTCTGCGTGGACAGGTCACCAGGCCTTCTAGAAATTACACCAGAACCACGAAGTAAATCATTGAGATTAAAACGAAAGGAAATTCCAAACTGA